In the genome of Odocoileus virginianus isolate 20LAN1187 ecotype Illinois chromosome 17, Ovbor_1.2, whole genome shotgun sequence, the window GATATAATGTTAACATGTGCAGACTTGCCTCTGCTTTAGGACCCTCTGCAGATGTTGCTGGAACATCAGTGAGGAGAGGATGGGTGGTGAACTCTCAGAAAATTCAAGGCCCAGGCAACCCCGTAAAGTTTTGTGTCTCAGAAGCTGTGATTGATAAGTTACAAGCCTGTCCAACCCCTAAGAACATGAAAGAGGTGCAAGCCTTGTGGGGGATTTGGGGGTTTGGGGGGACTTTTATTCCCCACCTGGCCTGGTACCTCCATCCCTTACCCCACCTGGTAAAGAGAAAGGGGGTCAGGGCAGCAAGCCGCCTTTGAGATAGCAGGGATACCAGTGAAACACATCACAGCACTGGGCCTCTCCCAGCGGGGACACCATTGGCGTTAGAGGCGTCTGTGACTCCGAACACATGGCGGCAGAGACAACAGAAGGCGAGAGCACCCTAGGATTTTGGTCCCAGCTCTGGGAGGGGACAAACCCCAATACACCCCCATAGAGCCTCTTTGCAGTGTACACAGAACACCCCACCAGGTAGAGCCTTTCATGAAAAGAATAGTCTATCATGGTAAGAACTTCCCTTCTGGTCAAGAGCAGGGTTGAGACTATGTTCCATCAGCCCACCTTTGCCATGGTTCAACCCCCACATTAACTAAGTGGCCCATTTGCAACAAAAGGGTACCTTGTCTACCAGACCACTTTCTCTAGACATTCAAGTGCTACTTGGCCCTGAAGAATGTGGAGATGCCTCTATACCTGGAGTGGCCCCTGCAGCTTGtagagaggtggggtgggagcaggggtcCCCGCTGGTGCCTGGTATACAGATGGGTCTAACCAGGGCACCCCACCCACTTGGACTGAAGCTGCTATTCTGTCCAACAATGACATCATCTGGGTGGAAACAGGAAGGAACTGCAGCAGCCAATGGGCTGAATGCAGAACAGTTGGACTGTTCTAAAGGATTAACccctccgcagcaagagaagccactgtaatgagaagcccctgctcactacaagtagagaaagtctgcacacagcaatgaagacccagctcaaccaaaagtaaaataattaattttaaaaaagaattgcacttgtgtgcacacacacacatgcacttgcCTGTACAGTTGGTGAAACGTGAATAAACTCGGgcgattataaaaataaataaaagggtttACCCTACGGCTTGGACAAAGGGAAGCTGAGAGATGGATAAGCCCTGGTAAGGTCAAGATGTGTGAAGACATTTGTGTTCGTCTGCAAGAACCTGAGATGGTCCTCACCATCATCCACATTCTTCTGGCTCATAAGGCGCTGACATCTCCTAGCAATCAGGAAGCTGATGCCCTGCCTGGGTACAAGCTCTAGAAACTGACCCTTCAGTAGATACAACAGATTGGGTGCATTGAAAAAGCAATCACTGAAGAGCCTGGATGGGATGGCTTATTGTCAAAAATACCCAGTTACCCTTGAAATATAGTGATGTGGTTAATGCAGTAACAGCATGACCTTTGTGTTCTAAACAGTGCTCAAAGCAACTGCCAAAGGAGTCAGGGGGCATCCATCGGAGTTCCCAACCAGTGATGGGTTGGTTGTTGAAACAGCCTCTACTTGGAGTGGACCATGCACCATTAAAAAAGGGAAGaaggtgggaattccctgggggtcccatggctaggactctgctctttcactgttgggggtgcaggtttgacccctggtcagggagctaagatcccacaagccatatggccaaaaaaagagagaaagagagagaagatgaagGTCTGGTCTGGCATATCCAGCACCTCCCACCAGGCCCCCGTCCTCACACTTGACAGTGCTGCATCCTTGGTCAATATGTATGATATGCACAACCAGGTCAAATACCTAAACCTGCCACCGTCTTCTCTTCAGGGCCACGTGAGCACATTCTATGTTCACTGTCACAAATCATTAGACTGCAGTCTTTGTTCCCTCCTTTGGCCTGGGGAAAggtacagcacacacacatgcccttaCTGACAGCACCCAGCAAGCCTTAAATTATAACCAACAAAGCCCGTCCTGAGGTCTCTAACGAGAAAGCTGCCCTCTAAAATAGGATGCCTCTGGACATTATCGCTGCCTCGCAAGGAGGCACCTGTGCGGTTACCCAGAGGACTGTGTATTCATACCTGACAAGCCTGCAAATGTATCTTCTTTATTAAGCTCCTCCTGGGGCACCCCTACTACCTTCCTCTGTCTGCAGCCTCCCCATCTAATCTCGAtctccacccctcctccagcACCCAACCTCAGAGGAAATCAATTGTCTCTGCAAACCTGCAACCCCTTTCAGTGGCTCCTGCCACTCCAGCTCCTTTTGCTGGTTTCCAGAAGGAGGATGGACCATTGGTCTGATCAGCCAGGCCTGCAGCCTCAGCTCGACCTCCTGGTGAGAGTCAGCTTCTGCGTGGGTCGGGATCTGCTGAGGTCCAGCCCCGGCAGGACCAGGAgtacccaagggatgagtggcaTCAGCGAggaaggcagacagacagacagacacagagaaggttGTGTAGAAGaggtagtttttttgtttttttttttttttaggatagctcagtttttatagaatgaacgttacctcccccttaagtcaccactaactacatcagatattggtttgtgcttccgtcaatatttttttcccatgttttccCCCTATGCATTCATCTAGAACGTTTCCAATTATAGGGTTTATACTTAAATGTCCCgtacatagtcttcttgcctcaatggcctaacattctcactctaacaaaaacaatgttccacaaatctcaggtatagtgtaaattctttggacaataaaacagtACATGGGAAGGGTCAGAGTAACATGTTTGACctttctgagaatagtaccatgagaaaaacctttctttacctgaaaccacaaaatctcaatttatagtgattaactattaaacaacaaaaacacctctaaagcagcaaaacacctctattaatagtgaggTAATGTCAGTGTAATATAAATCTTCTACTGAAATCCTATATactccattttctaattttacaaaaatacccataatatcccatgttgtttaaagaaagagaaacaatgaacaaatagcaacaaggaaatagcaataatgaaaaccctTTCACCAAGGAAcaagtaaactaaagcagtatatctacttctaaatccaaatacctctactcttttctattctagaacattataatcttttaagcaagcagccaaactatacctgtggccttttcttttttgacttgatgtttatggtcgtgTCCTGGGTCAGAGCAATCATGAGCAgttccaaaaaggcttggacttttccagtgaggccttattattatatattatatttccaaaaattaatagaaagcccgacaacagtaagacagaagaCATACAGGGCCCccgggacaacctcgaggggacgagctgccttgcaggttcctttcTCATCCCGGCAGCTCCGGAGGGGACATATTGGGCCCCCGGGGCAGCCCCATgtgaggaagagctgccttgcaggttcctctctcatCCCAGGACCTTGTCATGGACTGGGTGCATCTCCGCGGCTCCAGACAGGGATCTCTCCTGTTGAGTGTTGTCTCGGGCAGGAGGCAAGGAGGGGGTGAGTGGGGCTGTCTCCTTTTGGCTCATTTAGGCTTGTTTCTTTACACATCTGGCTTCTACAGGGGAACACAATGACAACAGGAACACGCCTAGTAGTAACAATGTTAGTCAGTGCCTGCTATTAAGACCTCTAATACCAGCACTTCCAGGCACTATCTCAGTTCACTCTTATCACAACCCATGGTATTTGTGTGTCTacagtgctcagtcgtgtctgattctttgtgattcagtggattgtagccctccaggctcctctgtccatgcaattctccggacaagaatactggagcggcttgtcatttcctacttctggagatcttcctgacagggaccgaaccagtgtctcctgcattagcaggcggattctttaccactgcgccacctgggaagctcccacatAGGTATCATAcccatttttcaggtaagaaaagagactcagagagggtAAGAACGTTGCCTAAGGTTCCGTGACTCTCGGGAGCCACGTCACAAGCCAACTCTCCCCCGCCAGGTCCACCTAACTCCGCTGGCTGCAAACACCCCTAGGCCAAGAATACAGGGAATGCTCCCCCTGCCCTTCGGCGAACTTGAGGCCTGACCTGGAGCTAGCTCTTTCCCtttctgggcctcggtttccggAGGTATCACTCGGGCTAACACCGTCTTTCGGGATCATCCACCCACTGTGCGCGCTGGTGGTCGCGCAGGTGCAGCCCAGTCAAAGcccctttcctttccccaaacGCACCCCATCCCCCCGGGCCGCAAAGGAGAGCGCGGGAGACAGCGGCGGATTAGGCCTTTTATTGTGGGACGAGAGGAGCGCGGAGCTCAGATGCCCCCAGTTTACCAGCTTCGGCCTCCGCCCCGGCGCCGTCGGAGCCCTCGGCGGCCTTGTCGTGGAACGCTGACTGGTGCGCAGCCGCGACGTAGCTGGAGCCGCTGGGGTCGGAGACGCGCAGCTGCACCAGCGGCAGGAACCGTTCGGTAGTGAAGTAGCGCAGGGCCGGGCGCGGGGCGCGCAGCGCCTGGAGGAAGACCTGCAGCGGCGGGAGGAGGCGCGCTGGcccgggctgggctggggagcccGGGGGCCGCCCCCGCTCCCGCAGTCCCGCTCGGCGCTCACCTCTACCACCTCCTCCGGGTCCTGACCCGCCTCGCGTATGACCCGCTCGCAGTGGCGACGGTAGCGGTAGAAGAGGTCGCGGGTCTCGGCGTCCGCGCGGTCCAGCATCCCGCCCAGGCCGCCCTCCAGCTTCTCGGGGAAGGGGGTGTGCACTGGGCCGCATTCGATGAGGCTCACGCTGCGGGCCAGAGAGCGGCGAGTGAGAGCGGGCGGATGCAAGCCCAGCAGGGAGAGCCAGAGCGGGGCTCGGGCGGCGAGCATTTGAAAGCGGGTTTACAGCTGGAAAAGCGCCCCCACATCCTTTGGAGGGTGTGAGAGAGGCTCTGGCGTCAGAATGCCAACCTGGCCGGGTCACTTACAACGGTGTGACCTTGGGTCAGTCACCgaacctctctgggcctgagcTGCCCCATACCGACGCCTCAGCAGCAGGGTGGACAGGTGGAACGAGAGGACGCGTGCCGAGCGCCCCGTACTGTGCCGAGCGCAAACCAACGGGAGCCGCACTGGGGAGAATGCCCGAGAGCGGTTCCAACAAGATGGGGGTGCTGGGGTTCCCAAAGTCAGGGGTCGGGGGCCCCCGGGGCAGGGCGGTGACTCACTGGACCCCGAAGGGCTGCAGCAGAATCGCCAGACTCTCGCATAAACCCTCGAGCGCGAACTTGCTGGCGCAGTAAACGGCGTTGAAGGGAAGCGCTGGGAGGGAGAGAAGTCCGCTGGGGCGCGTCCGGGAGGGGGTCCACGGGGAGAGGCGCCGGAGGGGCCCGAGGCAGCctcaccaggcccctcccctTTTATTGGACACCCTCCTCGCCACCGCTCCGGCTGAGCCACCCCCGCCTCGCGCGCCTCTGGCCCTTGGCCGCGTTCCACTCACCCATCAGGCCGCCTACGCTCCCGGTCACCAATATGCGTCCCGAGCGGCGGCGCTTCATGTCCAGCAGAAAGGCCTGCAGCATCCGCACGGTCCCCATTAGGTTCACGTCCAGCACGGCGTCCACGCTGCCCTCCTTGTGGGCCTCCAGCGGCCCCACCAGGCCCCGGCCTGCGTTACACACTGCGGGGAGAGAGACCCGACCCCACCGCCTCACGCACGGCCCTCCTTCCGGCCCGTCCCCTCGTGCTCCGTGGGCCTCGGGACATCTTGGTCTGGACACAGACTGAGGAAGGCTCTTGGGCTTGTTTTGCGGGGAGGCTCACCCAGCACGTCCACGCGGCCCTCCGTCACGCGTGCCTGGGCAGCGGCTATGGAATCTGCATCCCTCACGTCCAGCTGCAAAGTCTCCAAGGAGCCGGGAGGGCACCCTCGGGACTGGGCGGCCTCCAGCAGTGGGCCCTGTGACGCCAGGTCCCTCAGCGTGGCGTACACTGGAGAGTCAGGGAGGACAAGGCTCTGAATTTCGGTCTTTCAGCCTTACTCAGGCCCCCTTAGGCCAGGAAGGAGTTGCTCCCGTCTCTCCACCACCCCGTTCCATCAGGTACCTTTGAAGCTCTGGGACGGGTCGGACGCCAGTCGCAGGGCCAGGTGTAAGCCAATGCCGGAGGAACAGCCGGTGATGAGTACCACGGTGCGGTCCATGGGGATGTGCGCAGGGAGAGATCCCGGCAATGCTGGGTTCTGGTCTCCGAGGATGGATATTACCTGCTTCGCTCCGCCCCTGCCCTCCGAGGTCCCCACCCCTTTGTTATGTCTGCAGCACAATCTCAAGGCTGAGCCCTCCTGTGGGTCCCTGGCCTGCTCTCCTCAACCTACTCTAGGTCAAGGCAGAGAAGAGGGCCCCTGGCTTAGAGAGCCCCTTCTTTAAGTTGTTAGTCAGAGGGAGGGTGAAGTTTTGCAAACAGGAGGTATGAGCTCCCATGTGGGCGCCGAGTGCCCTGGGCAGATCTTGCCCTGGCAAGCCTCTGTACCACAGGGACAGTTTTTTGCCAAAGTTTCCGGCTgaggttgtggaagtgttttggAAGGGCCTTCTTGGTGGAAAGGTCAGGCGTGTAAATGTGTGCTCAGCGGCTCAgtggcgtctgactctttgccaccccgtggactgtagcccgccaggctcctctgtccatggaattctccaggagtgggttgcgtttcctactccaggggatcttcttgacccagggatccaacccatgtctcttgtgtctcctgcactggcaggtggatcctttaccaccgCATCACCTGGAAAGCGTCAAAGATGAGGGGTTGATACTAAATCTGAGGAAGCCTGGTGGCTGAGTCAACCAGGAAGCAGCCTGATCTGGCTTTGACTGGTGAGGGCTGTGATCCAACCTTGGAGGAGGAAGGGACTGAATAGGCACCAATGAGTGAAGATGAGCTGATCAACTAAATAGAGGGTGTTTTGAGAGACAAGAACATGACAGATACAGGAACTATGCTGAGTGGCAAAAATCACTGCCACAGAGATGATGTGGCCATGTGCTAGTTAGATGCTAATGTGACCCATTCTAATGTGATGGAAGGCTTTTGGTAATGCAGAATAACCCATTTTCAAAACAATACCAAACAGGTATTTTGGTAAAAACCTGTAGCAGCATGTTACATTAGggtgagaaaagagaaatcaaaaagcagagaaaggggACATATTGTAGTCTCCAAGTACTGTTAAATCTCTAACTGGGCAAGGGTCTGATCAAAGAGTTCTTTTAAGAATATTGGATACTTGGAGATGACCACTCAGAAACTGGACTGGAGAATGCTGCCAGGCTCTTGATTTTAATTTAAGCTACATGTAAAGTATAACAAGCTTTTGTTAACCAGACACATTTTTTCAGTAACAGAAAGAATGGAATAAATGCCAGATATTTCCCCTGGGGATGTCCTGTCTCTTCAGGGAAATGTGGTCTGTATTCTGTAAGTTTTCCCCTGGCctaaattaaatgattatttgTTCCAGACAAAGGAGTATTTATTAGACTATTTCAAAGTGACACCAtcagggcttcctggatggctctgtggtaaagaatcctcctgccaatgcaggagacatgggttcaatccctcatccaggaagatcacacatgccttggagcagctaagcccgggagccacaactactgagctcatgtgccCTAGAATCCTGGCTCTGCAACGAGAGGTGACTACAGTGAGGAGCCTGTGCATTGGAACTGGGGAATAACCCCCACTgaccgaaactagagaaaaggtcacacagcaatagacccagcacagccaaaaaagaaaaagtcacacCATCAGAAAAATGTCAAATAGTTCAGCTACACACAGTCTCTAAGAGTCTGTATGCCCTGGCACTTTAGAAATGATATGCCACTGATATAAGGGATTCaccttttcagtttttcaatattttatcaatataaaaACCACTGCCACATCCTTTgaaattcccaggtggctcagtgtctgccaatgcaggagacgcaggagatgcatgttggatccttgggtagagaagatccactggaggaggaaatggcaacccactccagtattgttgcctggagaatcccatggacagaggagcctggggggctacggtccatgggatggCAGATTTGGACTTGACTAAGCACGTCTGAGCACGCCATGTCCTTACACTTTCTTCTTCAACTAGGAGTGTTCTCAAATCTAAAAGTGTTCTTGAGtggtcttctctggtggtccagtggctaagactcctgcTTCCGATgaagggagcctgggttcaatccctggtcagggaactagattccacatgccacaactaagagtttgcatgctatgACTAAAGGCCTGAAGATCTATGAACTAAAGATTGAAGATCTtctgtgtcacaactaagactcagtgcagccaaataaatttaaaacttttaaattaaaattttaagtatatgtaAATTTgagtatatttaaatttatttaaattttaaaagtattctgtTTCTCATCATTAGTAAATGTTTTAGCtttctaaatatttgtatttaactGTTGCtcaaagggttttgtttttgcagtTTAGAAACTTTTAGGAATATAAAGACTATCCCTTCTGCTTGAAACAGCAGGGGTGAACACTAGCCAGACTAGCCtaagcaaaaaatgaaaagattcttCACTAAGTACAGTGATTAACCTGATATAAGTTAGATTTGGAAGGAATGTTTTAATTACCTCTTCTAGCCTGAATACATGAATTCTTTCAGATCAGGAAATACTAGACAAAGAAGCAGCAGCTGATTATAATTTGGTTGATGGCCTGTCAGATGTGCTGTGATAAGAAAGCTGAAATGATggttgaaggggaaaaaaagttgcaTAAAATTAGCTGTAAGCTATATAGAGGCTTGTTTTCTGAAGTattcttataagaaaaataaatatttgtaaaaatggtTTCCATGTCAGGTATTTGTGCAACTAGAGCTGTATTCTATTCttgtgatatttcattattttgaaagatttataTAATCAATTCTGGATGTTTgaccaataaaactaaaaacaaagcacGGAGGAAGCCAAGGCGAGAGGGCAGGGAGAACTGACCTCATCAGTGTTCATGCCACAGCCCCGAGTCCTCCCCGGCGTCATGGCATTGacattcttgtttttgttttgttttttgctgtgccacatggcatgtgggatcttagttccctgaccagggatggaacctgcactcCCTACAGTAGAAACACCACTGGACCTCAAGGAAGTCCAGCACTGACATTCTGACACACCCATCCAAGTGATTTACCAGTTTATTAAGTTGTATTAAAACAGTACTTTGATCCCAAATTTGGGATGTGGAGGAAGGCAGCTCAGCCCCTCCAGACAGTCCGTGCCTGACCCCATGGGCGTGAGTTCCTTCACTCAGGCCTGTGGCGCTCCTGTGACAcctgcccagccccaggccctgggaaCCTGCCCAGGTTTGGAGTCTGGGGAGAAGGTGGCTTGAGGGTGGTGAATTTTCAGAAGGAGCCAGCCCGGGGGTAATATTTGAGGAAGAGCTTCTTGACCAGGTCCACCGTGTCTCCTTCAGGCTGGCTAGGATAACTCTTTGTGCCAAGAACAAAGGTCTGTTCGAGCTGGAAGGCGTTCCTGTCGAACTGGTGCTGCTGGAAGGGGACACCCTGGACCAGGCTCTCCACCAGCGTCTCTGAGAAGAGCCGCCAGCGGGGGGCGTAGTAGTCAGCCACCAGTCCCGCCAGCTGCTTGTTGGCGTAGTCCAGGATGTTGCCCTGTGGCCCCCACAGAGTCAGCTGGTAGCGGCTGTTCTGCTCATAGAAATGGGCCTCAGTCTCACTGACCGCCGCCAGTCGGGCCTGCTCCAGCCAGCTGCCCAGCAGGAAGTGACAGTCACTGGCCAGCACCTGGTCAAGGGCAGGCAGGAGTTCGTAGGCCAGGATGCCGCCTGCCCTCGTCAGGGGAACCAGCTCCTTCTTCAGATAGGCGGTTCTCACCTCTTCGTAGTACAAGCTGACCAGCTCCTGGACTGCCTGGCGGGTCACATCCACCAGGTCGTAGCGGAAGATCGGGCTGctggccagggtgggggtggctgcCAGCAGTAGCCGCCAGGCTTCGAATACATCTGATCGGTTGTACCAGACGGTGGTGACCATCTGTAGGGATGGTCGCCTGACCAGCGGGCTGTGATTGTGTCCCCGGCACTCCTCGCCCGAGCAGTTGTAGACACTCCGGAGCAGCAGCCGCCACGCTGCCTCTGCATCCCCATGGGAGACCCCGTACCGCCGCGCTGCAAAGCTGGTCACCCAGGCCCCCAAATCGGCCACTGGGTCCTTCCGCCAGCCCAGCTCGGCCATGAGGGCGTAGACCACCTCGTTCTGGCCGATGCCCTCAGGGGCCATGCCCGTGCCTACCATGGTGGAGTTGGGGAAATGATGGGCGGTTGTGGGGCCTCGGTTCACAGACTCCAGGGCCCCGAACAGGCCGTGGTTGCCCCCGAAGTTATGCAGCATGCACCAGATGAAGGGCTGGCCCTGGAAGGAGGCCGTGCGGACGTACACGGGCTGGCTCTCAGCAAACAGGTCCAGAACGAGGAGGCGGCCACGGGGCACGGCCCCCAGCACAGCTGCCACCTGGGCGGGCCCCCAGAACTCAGGCTGGTGCTGGAAGAGCCAGCCTTGGAGCAGCCACACGGCGTCAGGGTCCACTGTGGTGGGGCAGAGGACAGGAGGGTGATGAGAGGAGAGAGGGGGCAGGGAGCATTCACCCCACTTTACAGAAGAAACAGAGgtccagagaagttaaatgactctATCATACTCTATCATTTCCCTGTAAatcatcccccccacccccatcatcaGGATATTCCACATACCCTTCCCCCTGGGACTACCAGTTGAGTACTGCAAAGCTTCAGGGAGCATCAGAATTACCCACaggcctgggccccagccccCCTCATTCTGATTCAGGAGATGGGGGAGATTAAGAACCTGCAGTCAAACAGGCCCTGGGGTGACGCTGCTGGTCCCAGACCACACTTGGAGCACGGCTGCTCAAGGAAGCTTGAGCCAATTCACCCCAATCTGCCCCTTCCCAGCTGACACAGAGGCCTCTCCAAGCTATTCCTGACCtggcccttctcctgccctcccgTTAGTGGCAGGGAGGAGTGCTGTGTTCATATTTGTGTGCCAGGAAGGGCGCCTTATTGATTGGGCACATCTCTAACCTCTAGCCTACCAGCATGCAGATGTGTGCGTGTgttaagccactcagtcgtgtccaactctttgcaaccctgtggactgtagccctccaggctcctctgttcatggaattctccaggcaagaatactggagacgaTATGcacaccttcctccaggggatcttcccatcccatggattgaacctgtatctcttgtgtctcctgcattagcaggcaggttctttaccactagtgccacctgtgaagccctcaGCATGGAGGAAGagaccaaataaaatattttcaatagccAGCACTTAATGACACTTTACTCTGGGCCGGGCATCAGTCTATTTATGAGTGAGCCCCTTTGGCAAATGAAGCAGCCAAGGCACTGGGAGGGAGGTAAGCTCTGCAAGTCTCGCAGGCAGGAAGTGGCAGGGCTGGCAAGGGAGCAGGGTATCTGCTCCGCGGCTCACCTGTCAACCACAGCCTgactaaatgagatgatgtgtgtGTACAAGTGCTTGGGAAACGGTAAAGTGCTGTGTGTCATAGTGAGGTGTTATGATTccccatccctcctcccacccccctgaCCTCTGCCACCTCCATCTCAAGGGCCCGGGGGGACTTCCTTTCTCACCTCCCGCTGGCACCATACCTGCGATCATGGCCTGGTAGACAGCAGCAGTGGCTGCAGCCAGGTAGGAGGGCTCCGAAGACGGGGGCTGCATCTCGTTGAAAGTGTCAGCCCCATAGATGTGGTCCGTGCCGAACTCTTTGGTCAGCTCCCGCAGGAAAAGGCTCCCCACGAGGGGGAAGAGGGGATCTTCTGGagccaggaggaaggagcaggagtAGGAGCAGTTGAAATGGCCCCAGCTGCCCATCTGGGTGACATTGACCTGAGGGAACACCCTAGTGCAGGGGAGGGGGTGACAGTTCAGACATTTATCGGAGGCTGATGGAGTACCTTCCTCCAGCCTCTCTGACACCTGCAGTTCCGGGAGCCCTCatgcctctgggcctttgcccATGCTGTGCCCTGGGCCTGGAGCTCTCGCTTCCCCCCCTCCCTGCTGATGCATCTGGTTACTCCTTGACATCCTTTTCGTGTCCCCTGTCTGGAAAGCTTtggctctctctcctcctcccacagaaaatgagatggttggatggcatcaccaaccaatggacatgagtttaagcaaactccgggagatagtgaaggacagggaggtctggcgttctgcagtccacggggtggcaaaggcTCGGACataactgaggaactgaacaacaaccaccccCTCCCACTGGCTGAAACAAATGACACCACCTCTGCGCTGAGCCCTTGgtgcccctcccttccccaagcAGAAGTGACCTTGACGGAGAATTGGGCCCACATCCATTTCTTATCACTGGGTTGTATCCCCCTGGCAACGTGTCTCCCACCAGGAGCAGGGCCTCCATGCACCTTCGTGGCTgcatccc includes:
- the HSD17B1 gene encoding 17-beta-hydroxysteroid dehydrogenase type 1 isoform X4 — protein: MDRTVVLITGCSSGIGLHLALRLASDPSQSFKVYATLRDLASQGPLLEAAQSRGCPPGSLETLQLDVRDADSIAAAQARVTEGRVDVLVCNAGRGLVGPLEAHKEGSVDAVLDVNLMGTVRMLQAFLLDMKRRRSGRILVTGSVGGLMALPFNAVYCASKFALEGLCESLAILLQPFGVHVSLIECGPVHTPFPEKLEGGLGGMLDRADAETRDLFYRYRRHCERVIREAGQDPEEVVEVFLQALRAPRPALRYFTTERFLPLVQLRVSDPSGSSYVAAAHQSAFHDKAAEGSDGAGAEAEAEARCVKKQA
- the HSD17B1 gene encoding 17-beta-hydroxysteroid dehydrogenase type 1 isoform X2, with protein sequence MDRTVVLITGCSSGIGLHLALRLASDPSQSFKVYATLRDLASQGPLLEAAQSRGCPPGSLETLQLDVRDADSIAAAQARVTEGRVDVLVCNAGRGLVGPLEAHKEGSVDAVLDVNLMGTVRMLQAFLLDMKRRRSGRILVTGSVGGLMALPFNAVYCASKFALEGLCESLAILLQPFGVHVSLIECGPVHTPFPEKLEGGLGGMLDRADAETRDLFYRYRRHCERVIREAGQDPEEVVEVSAERDCGSGGGPRAPQPSPGQRASSRRCRSSSRRCAPRARPCATSLPNGSCRWCSCASPTPAAPATSRLRTSQRSTTRPPRAPTAPGRRPKLKPDV
- the HSD17B1 gene encoding 17-beta-hydroxysteroid dehydrogenase type 1 isoform X1, which encodes MDRTVVLITGCSSGIGLHLALRLASDPSQSFKVYATLRDLASQGPLLEAAQSRGCPPGSLETLQLDVRDADSIAAAQARVTEGRVDVLVCNAGRGLVGPLEAHKEGSVDAVLDVNLMGTVRMLQAFLLDMKRRRSGRILVTGSVGGLMALPFNAVYCASKFALEGLCESLAILLQPFGVHVSLIECGPVHTPFPEKLEGGLGGMLDRADAETRDLFYRYRRHCERVIREAGQDPEEVVEVSAERDCGSGGGPRAPQPSPGQRASSRRCRSSSRRCAPRARPCATSLPNGSCRWCSCASPTPAAPATSRLRTSQRSTTRPPRAPTAPGRRPKLVNWGHLSSALLSSHNKRPNPPLSPALSFAARGDGVRLGKGKGL
- the HSD17B1 gene encoding 17-beta-hydroxysteroid dehydrogenase type 1 isoform X3, whose product is MDRTVVLITGCSSGIGLHLALRLASDPSQSFKVYATLRDLASQGPLLEAAQSRGCPPGSLETLQLDVRDADSIAAAQARVTEGRVDVLVCNAGRGLVGPLEAHKEGSVDAVLDVNLMGTVRMLQAFLLDMKRRRSGRILVTGSVGGLMALPFNAVYCASKFALEGLCESLAILLQPFGVHVSLIECGPVHTPFPEKLEGGLGGMLDRADAETRDLFYRYRRHCERVIREAGQDPEEVVEVFLQALRAPRPALRYFTTERFLPLVQLRVSDPSGSSYVAAAHQSAFHDKAAEGSDGAGAEAEAGKLGASELRAPLVPQ
- the NAGLU gene encoding alpha-N-acetylglucosaminidase; translated protein: MEAMGVTAALGILLLLTAGVSTGDEAREAAAVRELLVRLLGPGPAAAFSVSVERSLAADSGLDTYRLSGGGAGTRVQVLGSTGVAAAAGLHRYLRDFCGCHVAWSGSQLRLPQPLPAVQEELTEATPNRYRYYQNVCTQSYSFLWWDWARWEQEIDWMALNGINLALAWSGQEAIWQRVYLALGLTQTEIDEYFTGPAFLAWGRMGNLHTWSGPLPPSWHLKQLYLQHRILDRMRSFGMIPVLPAFAGHVPKALTRVFPQVNVTQMGSWGHFNCSYSCSFLLAPEDPLFPLVGSLFLRELTKEFGTDHIYGADTFNEMQPPSSEPSYLAAATAAVYQAMIAVDPDAVWLLQGWLFQHQPEFWGPAQVAAVLGAVPRGRLLVLDLFAESQPVYVRTASFQGQPFIWCMLHNFGGNHGLFGALESVNRGPTTAHHFPNSTMVGTGMAPEGIGQNEVVYALMAELGWRKDPVADLGAWVTSFAARRYGVSHGDAEAAWRLLLRSVYNCSGEECRGHNHSPLVRRPSLQMVTTVWYNRSDVFEAWRLLLAATPTLASSPIFRYDLVDVTRQAVQELVSLYYEEVRTAYLKKELVPLTRAGGILAYELLPALDQVLASDCHFLLGSWLEQARLAAVSETEAHFYEQNSRYQLTLWGPQGNILDYANKQLAGLVADYYAPRWRLFSETLVESLVQGVPFQQHQFDRNAFQLEQTFVLGTKSYPSQPEGDTVDLVKKLFLKYYPRAGSF